The following DNA comes from Maylandia zebra isolate NMK-2024a linkage group LG6, Mzebra_GT3a, whole genome shotgun sequence.
CATCCTACAGAGCAGGTTACTTTTCTGGGCAAGTTGGCTATTTGACAACCTTTTTAGATCACACTTTAATCTGCGCTCCTCACCTGTGTTTGTCATATTTTCGTCTCCTTTCAACTGTCATGAAAGAGTTCCAGTTTCAGACATTCAGAGAAAAACCTGATGGCCTAAAAAACATAaacctgcatttatttatttatttttaatctattttatCATCTCTGTCACAGCTGCACAGCATTTCCTTAGGTTTAGCATATTAATTCTGCACTTCAGTCTTCTTACAGAAGACCTATACTGCCTTAAATACCAAAGTCTACATAAAAGGGACATGCTTACCATTGTTTCCTCTTAGGAAGGCATCGCCATATTTGTTCTTGAGTTGCCCGTTGACATACTCCTCTGTCTGCTCTATGGCGATGTTCATGTAACCATCTAAACAGGCCAGAACACCTGCAGGTACACAAACACACCGTGTTTTCCTTTAAAGTCATTACTTACCGATCagtatggggggggggggcaagtgGCTAAGCTGTTACGTACCTCTATAATCGACACCAGAGTTCAGTTTGACCACAACAGGTCTGCCAATGATCTGCTTCAGAAAGTCACTCGGGGTCTGCTTCCTCAGGCTCATTTTGACTGTGATTTGAAAGGATGGAAGATGAGCATTAGATACTATAGTAGCGATTTATTTCATGGAGCTACATTAGCGTAACAAAAGCTAACTCGTGTTCATGTCTGTAATAGTAACGATTTCCTAACGCAAACAGGCTAGTATCGTTAGCGGCTAGCTAGCTAACGAGTATAACTAACCTGCTAACCGACTATTTTCCCGTGAATCTGCGCA
Coding sequences within:
- the lsm6 gene encoding U6 snRNA-associated Sm-like protein LSm6 translates to MSLRKQTPSDFLKQIIGRPVVVKLNSGVDYRGVLACLDGYMNIAIEQTEEYVNGQLKNKYGDAFLRGNNVLYISTQKRKV